In Stigmatella aurantiaca, one genomic interval encodes:
- a CDS encoding tetratricopeptide repeat protein: MDKNKIIEAAAKLVAKGAYDKAIKEYQKVLEADPKDVRVLQKMGELYQKKNDNVQAAHFFTKVAESYSSDGFFLKAVALYKQVLKLNPNLLDVNLKLADLHQQLGLMSEAMAYFQIVANHYDKAGDTKASLDTLKRMVDLDPENVASRIKLAELYARENMTAEAVQEFTRAAEYLKKNARADDYQRVAERLSALEPDNIALAKELASGYLAKGDQKRALAKLQVAFKADGRDVETLSMLAQAFQGLGQTAKTISVYKELAKVHQDNGSAQEANGVWDKIAELDPQDPELLARSVQAAAVARAPAPARAPPRAAAPAPVPTPAPVPAPARAPAPAAPVAASAPAPTPATPAPVPRPAPAAAAPATPAPVGLTRDQLAKLLTETDVYVKYGLHDKALEHLRKIFAVDPENLDAHEKAYNIYVAAGNTAQSSEQLLNVLRLCTRRADVQRAQPYLATILQQNPSHPEVPAFLVVLRLEPQEVQQAAHVESVGEDAILVESNDEEIVVADPPDDALAQPPGDDLALATLSGMDSDEIVDEGHESTIISDEALVGETIVTGEDSFYGSDDEMLSPEASDETLAGGVVVDDEPSSTFVDEPLVAGSEDDTSFADVRPESSEYLVEAPAEDDEPIVSETGLEGMALGDEDEPPPTRPSMPSADLLQHASGQPLLGDDDEELPTRVAARPLDDEPFDSEPEVSVSTGLDYPDEPEEATTVVGAVLAMEPPADEPFAPEDEAPAAEPVAEEEPASEECDEASFFLDQGLTEEAREILETVMIAFPGHARASELMARLEALEAGGEASTTQETETAESAVPAVQPLGEESEGRDAFDLAAELAGEIDNLGGTPAPAAEDDFQYSVEEVFAEFKKGLEKVVKPEDVDTHYDLGIAYKEMGLTDDALGEFRVARQGCVGKKRELDCITMLGMLHGMRGEHVEAVEIFREGLAHPHATGEAAKALGFELATAYEGTGENGKALYHYQHVAALDPKYRDVSSQVARLAELTEPEEDPLTPAPAAVPPRAATSGVGAPKARKVGYV, encoded by the coding sequence ATGGACAAGAACAAGATCATCGAAGCCGCCGCGAAGCTCGTCGCGAAGGGCGCCTACGACAAGGCCATCAAGGAGTACCAGAAGGTCCTGGAGGCCGACCCGAAGGACGTGCGGGTCCTCCAGAAGATGGGCGAGCTGTACCAGAAGAAGAACGACAACGTTCAGGCCGCGCACTTCTTCACCAAGGTCGCCGAGAGCTACTCCTCGGATGGCTTCTTCCTGAAGGCCGTCGCCCTCTACAAGCAGGTCCTCAAGCTCAACCCGAACCTGCTGGATGTGAACCTGAAGCTGGCGGATCTCCACCAGCAGCTCGGGCTGATGTCCGAGGCGATGGCGTACTTCCAGATCGTCGCCAATCACTACGACAAGGCGGGCGATACCAAGGCCTCGCTCGACACGCTCAAGCGGATGGTCGATCTCGACCCCGAGAACGTGGCGTCGAGGATCAAGCTGGCCGAGCTGTACGCGCGCGAGAACATGACGGCCGAGGCCGTGCAGGAGTTCACCCGCGCCGCCGAGTACCTCAAGAAGAATGCCCGGGCGGATGACTACCAGCGCGTGGCCGAGCGCCTGTCCGCGCTGGAGCCCGACAACATCGCGCTCGCCAAGGAGCTGGCCTCCGGGTACCTCGCCAAGGGCGACCAGAAGCGCGCCCTGGCCAAGCTCCAGGTGGCCTTCAAGGCCGATGGCCGGGACGTCGAGACGCTGAGCATGCTCGCCCAGGCGTTCCAGGGCCTGGGGCAGACCGCCAAGACGATCTCCGTCTACAAGGAGCTGGCCAAGGTCCATCAGGACAATGGCAGCGCCCAGGAGGCCAACGGCGTCTGGGACAAGATCGCCGAGCTGGATCCCCAGGACCCGGAGCTGCTCGCGAGGAGTGTTCAGGCCGCGGCCGTCGCGCGTGCCCCGGCGCCTGCCCGTGCGCCCCCGCGCGCCGCCGCGCCCGCGCCCGTGCCGACCCCGGCGCCTGTTCCCGCGCCTGCGCGCGCCCCGGCGCCCGCGGCCCCCGTCGCGGCCTCCGCGCCCGCTCCAACCCCCGCGACCCCGGCCCCCGTGCCCCGGCCTGCCCCCGCCGCGGCGGCCCCGGCAACCCCGGCCCCCGTGGGGCTCACCCGGGATCAGCTCGCCAAGCTGCTCACGGAGACCGACGTCTACGTCAAGTACGGGCTCCACGACAAAGCGCTGGAGCACCTGCGGAAGATCTTCGCCGTCGATCCCGAGAACCTCGACGCGCACGAGAAGGCGTACAACATCTACGTCGCCGCGGGGAACACCGCGCAGTCCTCCGAGCAGCTCCTCAACGTGCTGCGGCTGTGCACGCGCCGCGCGGACGTGCAGCGCGCGCAGCCCTACCTGGCCACCATCCTCCAGCAGAACCCCTCGCACCCCGAGGTGCCCGCGTTCCTCGTGGTGCTCCGGCTGGAGCCGCAGGAAGTGCAGCAGGCGGCCCACGTGGAGTCCGTGGGCGAGGACGCCATCCTGGTCGAGTCCAACGACGAGGAGATCGTCGTCGCGGATCCGCCGGATGACGCGCTCGCGCAGCCTCCTGGGGACGATCTGGCGCTGGCGACCTTGTCGGGGATGGACTCCGACGAGATCGTCGACGAGGGCCACGAGTCCACGATCATCAGCGACGAGGCGCTGGTGGGCGAGACCATCGTCACGGGAGAGGACTCCTTCTACGGCTCCGATGACGAGATGCTGTCCCCCGAGGCCAGCGACGAGACGCTGGCCGGTGGGGTGGTGGTGGATGACGAGCCGTCGTCCACCTTCGTGGATGAGCCCCTCGTGGCGGGCAGTGAGGACGACACCTCCTTCGCCGACGTGAGGCCCGAGTCCTCCGAGTACCTGGTGGAGGCGCCCGCCGAGGACGATGAGCCCATCGTCTCCGAGACGGGCCTGGAGGGCATGGCCCTCGGCGATGAGGACGAGCCGCCCCCCACGCGTCCGTCCATGCCGTCGGCCGATCTGCTCCAGCATGCCTCCGGGCAGCCCCTGCTGGGGGATGACGACGAGGAGCTGCCCACCCGCGTCGCGGCGCGTCCGCTGGACGACGAGCCGTTCGACAGCGAGCCCGAGGTCTCCGTCTCCACCGGGCTGGACTACCCGGACGAGCCGGAGGAGGCCACCACCGTCGTGGGCGCCGTGCTGGCCATGGAGCCGCCCGCGGACGAGCCCTTCGCTCCGGAGGACGAGGCGCCTGCCGCCGAGCCCGTGGCGGAGGAAGAGCCTGCGTCCGAGGAGTGCGACGAGGCGAGCTTCTTCCTGGATCAGGGGCTGACCGAGGAGGCGCGGGAGATCCTCGAGACGGTGATGATCGCCTTCCCGGGCCACGCGCGCGCCAGCGAGCTGATGGCGCGGCTGGAGGCGCTGGAGGCGGGCGGCGAGGCCTCGACGACGCAGGAGACCGAGACGGCCGAGTCGGCGGTGCCCGCCGTGCAGCCGCTGGGCGAGGAGTCCGAGGGGCGCGACGCGTTCGACCTGGCGGCGGAGCTGGCCGGGGAGATCGACAACCTGGGCGGGACGCCCGCCCCGGCGGCGGAGGACGACTTCCAGTACTCGGTCGAAGAGGTGTTCGCCGAGTTCAAGAAGGGCCTGGAGAAGGTGGTGAAGCCCGAGGACGTGGACACCCACTACGACCTGGGCATCGCCTACAAGGAAATGGGGCTCACCGACGACGCGCTCGGGGAGTTCCGCGTGGCGCGCCAGGGCTGCGTGGGCAAGAAGCGCGAGCTGGACTGCATCACCATGCTCGGCATGCTCCACGGCATGCGGGGCGAGCACGTCGAGGCGGTGGAGATCTTCCGCGAGGGCCTGGCCCATCCGCACGCCACGGGCGAGGCCGCGAAGGCGCTGGGCTTCGAGCTGGCCACGGCCTACGAGGGCACGGGAGAGAACGGCAAGGCGCTCTACCACTACCAGCACGTGGCCGCGCTCGACCCGAAGTACCGCGATGTCTCCTCCCAGGTGGCGCGTCTGGCGGAGCTGACCGAGCCCGAGGAGGACCCCCTGACGCCGGCTCCGGCCGCCGTCCCCCCGCGAGCGGCCACTTCCGGGGTGGGCGCCCCCAAGGCGCGCAAAGTAGGCTACGTTTAG
- a CDS encoding ExeA family protein — MTTYIDFFELTTEPFSNAPVSRFYYNSVQHSQALTRLMHAVSYMKGLSILVGDIGAGKTTLARRMLDSLPEAEYEAALLVIIHSGITANWLLRRIALQLGVENPAQEKLALLSQLYQRLLQIYESGKKAVVLIDEAQMLETRELMEEFRGLLNLEVPERKLISFVFFGLPEIEKNLKLDPPLAQRVAFRYKLEPFTAESTEAYIKHRLRLAGCPRMPFTPEALLAVHQASGGTPRVINTLCDNALFEAFLSRQESISEELIRRVADNLGLQGSVSPAAEGVSKPTASLAPSSRPSGSKVDLAEIDRYLEGLGKL, encoded by the coding sequence ATGACGACCTACATCGATTTCTTCGAGCTCACGACGGAGCCGTTCTCCAACGCGCCGGTGAGCCGGTTCTATTACAACTCCGTCCAGCACTCGCAGGCCCTCACCCGGCTGATGCACGCCGTCAGCTACATGAAGGGCCTGTCCATCCTCGTGGGCGACATTGGCGCGGGGAAGACGACGCTGGCGCGGCGGATGCTCGATTCGCTGCCGGAGGCCGAGTACGAGGCGGCGCTGCTCGTCATCATCCACTCGGGCATCACCGCCAACTGGCTCCTGCGCCGCATTGCGCTCCAGCTCGGCGTGGAGAACCCCGCCCAGGAGAAGCTGGCGCTCCTGTCCCAGCTCTACCAGCGGCTCCTGCAGATCTACGAGTCCGGCAAGAAGGCCGTCGTCCTCATCGACGAGGCGCAGATGCTGGAGACCCGCGAGCTGATGGAGGAGTTCCGGGGGCTGCTGAACCTGGAGGTGCCCGAGCGCAAGCTCATCTCCTTCGTGTTCTTCGGGCTGCCGGAGATCGAGAAGAACCTCAAGCTGGACCCGCCGCTCGCCCAGCGGGTGGCCTTCCGCTACAAGCTGGAGCCGTTCACCGCCGAGTCTACCGAGGCCTACATCAAGCACCGGTTGCGGCTCGCGGGCTGCCCCCGCATGCCCTTTACACCGGAGGCCCTGCTGGCGGTCCATCAGGCCTCGGGGGGCACCCCCCGCGTCATCAACACCCTGTGCGACAACGCGCTCTTCGAGGCGTTCCTGTCGCGCCAGGAGTCCATCTCCGAGGAGTTGATTCGCCGGGTGGCGGACAATCTGGGCCTTCAGGGCTCGGTCAGTCCGGCTGCGGAGGGGGTGTCGAAGCCCACCGCCTCCCTGGCGCCAAGCAGCCGGCCAAGCGGCTCCAAGGTGGACCTCGCGGAGATCGACCGCTACCTCGAGGGTCTCGGTAAGCTGTAG
- a CDS encoding translocation/assembly module TamB domain-containing protein produces MATPSRQGARKALLGILLLLLGAVLVLRTSMAWDAACTLARRQLPELLGLDVGIGQCELDPLGQRVILRGLSLFTPGTDTPLFAADMAEVRLGFIRPLSGKLNLELVRVQRPRVALDLSRPSDGPKEASTCGLGPLGRLRISRLALTGAQVRLALPGGKRVEVTDLDVEWRDRWGVAEFDVEAQRGKVWLGPDSGEVPLRRLVLSGGLDVDSELVEFNRAEVALDEVSVNLSGRVESFCEPQLALDAQVFLPLSALSRTGVLPQPASGHLWSRLTVNGPPAAPHVSMELSASNLAYDRFGPSSLSARLLYSGEQLRVEQLTVPVGNGRAEIRGLVRLVPGFPVQVEVATYDASLGRILAQAGLKGSWVDFPATASGKLSGSLFPRFQLAGDMDVRTGRFVLATHAFDAPERGGLTLLTFEKGSVQTQLKILPDRVSFTGAQVESGHSRLNADVTLFYDTSRGLEVRGQGEVDLSDYGAIAELAWAGKGTAGFSVVGPYNDVRVDANLSLRDLTFWGFGLGVVQGKVTYEDGVLGFPSLSGQKGRTPYFGKAALTFGTSLHARAEVNVPQGRTEDLLDIIAGLHPNMALLQGTLAGAASGRVEIDSPVDRFEGLVALDFKDTTYYGRRVGEGSTRLRFVDGKAMVLERTVLEGPLGRSWAEGTFTFAGDLDYRFGIENLSLAEMVGPELAAQMGMQGVLTLEGRVEGNSELPVTVASLHSPRVTFADRDLGELFLEGKLEGRELEISGKPFQDASGVLSMKVKEPFPFEASVTLALPEIRPLLPQRVVTQGVSGALSAYLSAQGNLRNLEAMQVSGTVDKLSLSQGPLSGQNEGPIILSYAGGRLEVQSFAFRGPDTELSASGWMGPRAMDLNLRGAVDLRLIEALSPEVERTAGKMAFQLQATGPLEKPSLAGDAELTDVRLSLRGRPLTLRNVSGRATFTDQWVLLKGFRGMLNEGTITASGELVLKQLQLDKVSLVAELENATYRVLDDLPVTLSGALQLTGTPDALLLAGDVDVLRLRYQKGLDLDGLLKNAGRRSVLPTSAEKPREFLSFDVRTHLKDVRVDNNLARARLLGDLRLTGTNVRPGLLGRVEAAEGSQVFFRNNQFALSEGQVEFRERYGIDMVFDVRAQTLVREYTVKVHAFGRPADPQVLFSSEPSLAEGDVLSLLTLGVTSTDKETAASASAGLAAEALFNASGLDRQVKRFLPSNSILKDLSFQISTTYNDATRQAEPTAQLESKILSDQLKIGMTQPVSGRGTRARAEYRFDNRLSAQAQWDNENNEAALGNLGLELKLSWEVE; encoded by the coding sequence TTGGCCACTCCGAGCCGTCAGGGCGCGCGCAAGGCGCTGCTGGGGATCCTCCTGCTCTTGCTGGGGGCCGTCCTGGTGCTGCGCACGTCCATGGCCTGGGATGCGGCGTGCACGCTCGCGCGGCGGCAGTTGCCCGAGCTGCTCGGGCTGGATGTCGGCATTGGCCAGTGCGAGTTGGACCCGCTGGGCCAGCGGGTCATCCTGCGGGGCCTGTCCCTCTTCACCCCCGGCACCGACACGCCGCTGTTCGCCGCGGACATGGCCGAGGTGCGGCTGGGGTTCATCCGCCCCCTGTCCGGCAAGCTGAACCTGGAGCTGGTCCGCGTGCAGCGGCCGCGGGTGGCGCTGGATCTCTCCCGTCCCTCGGACGGGCCGAAGGAGGCGTCCACGTGCGGCCTGGGCCCCCTGGGGCGGCTGCGCATCTCCCGGCTGGCGCTCACGGGCGCCCAGGTCCGGCTGGCCCTGCCCGGCGGCAAGCGGGTGGAGGTGACGGACCTGGATGTGGAGTGGCGGGACCGCTGGGGCGTCGCCGAGTTCGACGTGGAGGCGCAGCGGGGCAAGGTGTGGCTGGGGCCGGACAGCGGGGAGGTGCCCCTCCGGCGCCTGGTGCTGTCCGGCGGCCTGGATGTGGACTCGGAGCTGGTGGAGTTCAACCGCGCCGAGGTGGCCCTGGATGAAGTCAGTGTGAACCTCTCGGGCCGCGTGGAGTCGTTCTGCGAGCCGCAGCTCGCGCTGGACGCGCAGGTGTTCTTGCCGCTGAGCGCGCTGTCGCGCACGGGCGTGTTGCCGCAGCCCGCCTCGGGGCACCTCTGGTCCCGGCTCACGGTGAATGGGCCTCCGGCGGCGCCCCACGTGAGCATGGAACTGTCGGCGAGCAACCTCGCCTATGACCGGTTCGGGCCCTCCTCGCTCTCGGCCCGGCTGCTCTATTCGGGGGAGCAGCTCCGGGTGGAGCAGCTGACGGTGCCCGTGGGCAATGGGCGGGCCGAGATTCGCGGCCTGGTGCGGCTCGTGCCGGGCTTCCCCGTGCAGGTGGAGGTGGCGACGTATGACGCGTCGCTGGGCCGCATCCTGGCGCAGGCGGGGCTCAAGGGCTCCTGGGTGGACTTCCCGGCCACCGCCAGCGGGAAGCTGTCGGGCTCCCTGTTTCCCCGCTTCCAGCTCGCGGGGGACATGGATGTGCGCACCGGGCGCTTCGTGCTGGCCACGCATGCCTTCGATGCTCCGGAGCGCGGCGGGCTCACGCTGCTGACGTTCGAGAAGGGCAGCGTGCAGACCCAGCTCAAGATTCTCCCGGACCGCGTGTCCTTCACCGGTGCCCAGGTGGAGTCAGGCCACTCCCGGCTGAACGCGGACGTGACGCTCTTCTACGACACGTCGCGGGGGCTGGAGGTCCGAGGGCAAGGGGAGGTGGACCTGTCGGACTACGGGGCCATCGCCGAGCTGGCCTGGGCGGGCAAGGGGACGGCGGGCTTCTCGGTGGTGGGGCCGTACAACGACGTGCGCGTGGATGCGAACCTCTCCCTGCGCGACCTCACCTTCTGGGGCTTCGGGCTGGGCGTGGTGCAGGGCAAGGTGACGTACGAGGACGGGGTCCTCGGCTTCCCGTCGCTGTCCGGGCAGAAGGGGCGCACGCCGTATTTTGGCAAGGCGGCGCTGACCTTTGGCACGTCGCTGCACGCCCGGGCCGAGGTGAACGTGCCGCAGGGGCGGACCGAGGACCTGCTCGACATCATCGCGGGCCTGCACCCGAACATGGCCCTCTTGCAGGGCACGCTCGCGGGCGCGGCCTCGGGACGGGTGGAGATCGACAGCCCGGTGGATCGTTTCGAGGGGCTGGTGGCGCTCGATTTCAAGGACACCACCTACTACGGGCGCCGGGTGGGGGAGGGCTCCACCCGGCTGCGCTTCGTGGATGGCAAGGCGATGGTGCTGGAGCGCACCGTGCTGGAGGGGCCGCTCGGGCGGAGCTGGGCCGAGGGCACCTTCACCTTCGCCGGAGACCTGGACTACCGCTTCGGGATTGAGAACCTCTCGCTGGCGGAGATGGTGGGGCCGGAGCTGGCGGCACAGATGGGCATGCAGGGCGTGCTCACGCTGGAGGGCCGGGTGGAGGGCAACTCCGAGCTGCCGGTGACGGTGGCCTCCCTGCACAGCCCCCGCGTGACGTTCGCGGACCGGGATCTCGGCGAGCTGTTCCTGGAGGGCAAGCTGGAGGGCCGGGAGCTGGAGATCTCCGGCAAGCCCTTCCAGGACGCCAGCGGCGTGCTGTCGATGAAGGTCAAGGAGCCGTTCCCCTTCGAGGCCTCGGTGACGCTGGCGCTGCCGGAGATCCGCCCCCTGCTGCCCCAGCGGGTGGTGACCCAGGGCGTGTCCGGCGCGCTCTCGGCGTACCTCAGCGCGCAGGGCAACCTGCGCAACCTGGAGGCCATGCAGGTGAGCGGCACGGTGGACAAGCTCTCCCTGTCCCAGGGGCCCTTGAGCGGCCAGAACGAGGGCCCCATCATCCTGAGCTACGCGGGCGGCCGGCTGGAGGTGCAGTCCTTTGCCTTCCGGGGCCCGGACACGGAGCTGTCGGCCTCGGGCTGGATGGGGCCGCGCGCGATGGACCTCAACCTGCGCGGCGCGGTGGACCTGCGGCTGATCGAAGCGCTGAGCCCCGAGGTGGAGCGCACCGCGGGCAAGATGGCCTTCCAGCTCCAGGCCACGGGCCCCCTGGAGAAGCCCTCCCTGGCGGGAGACGCGGAGCTCACCGACGTGCGGCTCTCCCTGCGGGGCCGGCCGCTGACGCTGCGCAACGTGTCCGGCCGGGCCACGTTCACGGACCAGTGGGTGCTGCTCAAGGGCTTCCGCGGCATGCTCAACGAGGGGACCATCACCGCCAGCGGCGAGCTCGTCCTCAAGCAGCTCCAGCTCGACAAGGTGTCGCTGGTGGCGGAGCTGGAGAACGCCACTTACCGCGTGCTGGACGACCTGCCCGTCACGCTGTCCGGCGCGCTGCAGCTCACCGGCACGCCCGACGCGCTGCTGCTCGCGGGCGATGTGGACGTGCTGCGGCTGCGCTACCAGAAGGGGTTGGATCTGGATGGCCTCCTCAAGAACGCCGGGCGGCGCAGCGTGCTGCCCACCTCGGCGGAGAAGCCCCGGGAGTTCCTCTCCTTCGATGTGCGCACGCACCTGAAGGACGTGCGGGTGGACAACAACCTGGCGCGGGCGCGGCTCCTGGGGGACTTGCGGCTGACGGGCACCAACGTGCGGCCGGGGCTCCTGGGCCGGGTGGAGGCCGCCGAGGGCAGCCAGGTGTTCTTCCGCAACAACCAGTTCGCCCTGAGCGAGGGGCAGGTCGAGTTCCGGGAGCGCTACGGCATCGACATGGTCTTCGACGTCCGGGCGCAGACCCTGGTGCGCGAGTACACCGTCAAGGTCCACGCCTTCGGCCGGCCCGCGGACCCCCAGGTGCTCTTCTCCTCGGAGCCCTCCCTGGCCGAGGGGGATGTGCTCTCGCTGCTCACCCTGGGCGTGACGAGCACGGACAAGGAGACCGCGGCCTCGGCCAGCGCGGGCCTGGCCGCGGAGGCGCTCTTCAATGCCTCGGGGCTGGACCGGCAAGTGAAGCGCTTTTTGCCCAGCAACTCCATCTTGAAGGACCTGTCCTTCCAGATCTCCACCACCTACAACGACGCCACCCGTCAGGCGGAGCCGACCGCACAACTGGAGTCGAAGATCCTCAGTGACCAGCTTAAGATCGGTATGACACAACCGGTCAGCGGGCGCGGGACGCGCGCCCGTGCCGAGTATCGCTTCGACAACCGCCTCTCCGCGCAGGCTCAGTGGGACAACGAGAACAACGAAGCCGCCCTGGGCAACCTCGGTCTCGAGCTCAAATTGAGCTGGGAGGTCGAGTAG